The following proteins are encoded in a genomic region of Bufo bufo chromosome 11, aBufBuf1.1, whole genome shotgun sequence:
- the MCL1 gene encoding induced myeloid leukemia cell differentiation protein Mcl-1 gives MMNPAMIRKPASIIPYLYSPGGGALLTTKDGQAVAYTGPLEMQKDGWERQLQGYNMGGSLPSPQSELDEDEDYMDAQSDSRGSTSPPLTPTCIPDPLYTDTRALLHTFYREWAGDVKEEEGGDSPKALPTMRRVGSEINEKHRMAFQGMLQKLSIQRPEDIQKLTEVPSMVFSDGVTNWGRIVTVISFGAFVAKHLKSIHMENCVGTLADSFTDYLMTQKKEWIVEHNGWDGCVEFFHVEDYESGLKTVLMAFAGVAGLGASLAYMIR, from the exons ATGATGAACCCTGCGATGATACGGAAGCCGGCCAGCATTATCCCCTACCTGTACAGCCCCGGCGGGGGGGCGCTGCTGACCACCAAGGACGGCCAGGCGGTGGCGTACACGGGGCCGCTGGAGATGCAGAAGGACGGCTGGGAGCGGCAGCTGCAGGGCTACAACATGGGCGGCTCTCTGCCCTCCCCGCAGTCCGAGCTGGACGAGGACGAGGATTATATGGACGCGCAGTCGGACTCCCGGGGCTCTACCTCCCCTCCGCTCACCCCCACCTGCATTCCCGACCCCCTGTACACGGACACCCGCGCCCTGCTGCACACCTTCTACAGGGAATGGGCCGGAGACGTCAAGGAGGAGGAGGGCGGCGACAGCCCGAAGGCGCTGCCCACGATGCGGAGAGTGGGGAGCGAGATCAACGAGAAGCACagaatggcctttcagg GCATGTTGCAGAAGCTATCTATACAACGTCCAGAAGATATCCAGAAGCTCACCGAGGTCCCCTCTATGGTCTTCAGCGATGGGGTTACCAATTGGGGCCGTATCGTCACCGTGATAAGCTTTGGTGCCTTTGTGGCTAAACACTTGAAAAGCATCCACATGGAGAACTGCGTTGGTACCCTAGCGGACAGCTTCACGGACTATCTTATGACCCAGAAGAAAGAATGGATCGTAGagcacaatggctgg GATGGCTGTGTCGAATTCTTTCACGTCGAGGACTATGAAAGTGGACTAAAAACAGTCTTGATGGcctttgctggtgtggctggtctTGGAGCAAGCCTGGCGTACATGATCCGGTGA